One window of Branchiostoma lanceolatum isolate klBraLanc5 chromosome 6, klBraLanc5.hap2, whole genome shotgun sequence genomic DNA carries:
- the LOC136437269 gene encoding zinc finger protein 420-like isoform X3, whose translation MATTGSVNVCSFDGCSAVFKKPSKLEEHIRSHTGERPFACEEPGCEKTFTRKSHLARHGLSHSGVKQVRVNVCSFDGCSAVFKKPSKLEEHIRSHTGERPFACEEPGCEKTFTRKSHLARHGLSHSGVKQVRVNVCSFDGCSAVFKKPSKLEEHIRCHTGERPFACEEPGCEKTFTRKSHLARHGLSHSGVKQVRCTWAGCSDRFVNTTNLKKHIARKHKHEGKPYKCTHNDCGKGFQKHRQLRIHEYEHTGVLPFPCEKCNKRFLLPSQLNRHLKVHEGYSCRVQDCEATFDKWSVLQAHMKEQHPRKTSHKCDVCGKEFSMQCRLTQHALIHSPSRDVFPCPFNNCKRSYTKMSNLKTHIQSYHESRRPYSCTQQDCSKTFSHEISLRRHVKAVHDDKTSLPPRDRKSNYASRLTGYKEPKTTVDPQSQEEDSVDPALIHVAEELPSPDSSSEEMSEQEDVTCPDEETSTNSTIDELAGEQSPQIPSDEAVVDGCLVIGALETIDSAVEGVCMDVSRNDDTGDPRSCDETTEAKESDDRVQKQPSEGMQLRVINMATTGSVNVCSFDGCSAVFKKPSKLEEHIRSHTGERPFACEEPGCEKTFTRKSHLARHGLSHSGVKQVRCTWAGCSDQFVNTTNLKKHIAGKHKHEGKPYKCTHGDCGKGFQKHRQLRIHEYEHTGVLPFPCEKCNKRFLLPSKLNRHLKVHEGHKCDVCGKEFSMQCRLTQHALIHSPSRDVFPCPFNNCKRSYTKMSNLKTHIQSYHESRRPYSCTQQDCDKTFSHEISLRRHLKAVHDDKTSLPPRKDRKVGRKKSNYASRLTGYKEPKTTVDPPSEEEDSVDPALIHVAEELSTPDSSSEEMSEQEDVKCPEGETSIDSTIDELAGEQSPQKPSDEAVVEGSLVIGTLQTIDSADEGVCMDVSRNDDTGDPRSCDESTEAKESDGREQASEEVQLRVMA comes from the exons CGTGAACGTCTGCTCTTTCGACGGCTGCAGTGCCGTTTTCAAGAAGCCATCCAAGCTTGAGGAACATATTCGTTCGCACACCGGAGAG AGACCGTTTGCTTGCGAGGAACCAGGTTGTGAGAAAACCTTCACCAGGAAATCCCATCTGGCGAGACACGGACTCTCCCATTCTGGGGTCAAACAAGTTCG CGTGAACGTCTGCTCTTTCGACGGTTGTAGTGCCGTTTTCAAGAAGCCATCCAAACTGGAGGAACATATACGTTGTCACACCGGAGAG AGACCGTTTGCTTGCGAGGAACCGGGTTGCGAGAAAACCTTCACCAGAAAATCCCACCTGGCGAGACACGGACTCTCCCATTCTGGGGTCAAACAAGTTCG ATGCACCTGGGCAGGCTGCAGTGACCGGTTCGTCAATACGACTAACCTGAAGAAACACATCGCTAGGAAACACAAGCATGAGGGAAAGCCATATAAG TGTACCCACAATGACTGTGGCAAAGGTTTCCAGAAACATCGTCAGCTCAGGATCCATGAGTACGAGCACACAGGCGTGCTGCCCTTCCC ATGTGAGAAATGTAACAAGAGATTCCTGCTTCCCAGCCAGTTGAACAGACATCTGAAAGTTCATGAAG GGTACTCCTGTCGCGTACAGGACTGCGAGGCCACCTTTGACAAGTGGTCGGTACTGCAGGCTCACATGAAGGAACAACATCCACGAAAGACAA GTCATAAATGTGACGTGTGTGGAAAGGAATTCTCCATGCAGTGCAGA TTGACCCAGCACGCCCTGATCCACTCCCCATCGCGGGATGTCTTCCCCTGTCCCTTCAACAATTGCAAGAGGTCTTACACAAAG ATGTCCAACCTGAAGACCCACATCCAGAGTTACCACGAGTCCAGACGGCCCTACAGCTGTACCCAGCAGGACTGTAGTAAGACATTCTCTCATGAG ATCTCCTTGAGAAGACATGTTAAGGCAGTCCATGACGACAAGACTAGTCTGCCTCCAAGG GACAGGAAGAGTAACTACGCTTCTCGACTGACAGGCTACAAAGAGCCGAAGACAACTGTGGATCCTCAAAGCCAGGAGGAAGACTCAGTGGACCCAGCTTTGATCCACGTTGCAGAGGAACTCCCCTCCCCAGACAGTAGCAGTGAAGAGATGTCTGAACAAGAGGATGTCACATGTCCTGACGAAGAGACGAGTACAAATTCAACAATAGACGAGCTAGCAGGAGAGCAAAGTCCTCAAATACCCTCTGACGAAGCCGTTGTAGATGGTTGTCTTGTTATTGGGGCTTTGGAAACAATAGACTCTGCCGTTGAGGGAGTTTGTATGGACGTTAGCAGGAATGACGATACAGGGGATCCGAGGAGTTGTGATGAAACTACAGAGGCGAAAGAGTCAGATGATAGAGTGCAAAAGCAACCATCAGAGGGGATGCAGCTGAGGGTGATCAACATGGCGACGACCGGCAGCGTGAACGTTTGCTCTTTCGACGGCTGTAGTGCCGTTTTCAAGAAGCCATCCAAACTGGAGGAACATATACGCTCGCACACCGGAGAG AGACCGTTTGCTTGCGAGGAACCGGGTTGTGAGAAAACCTTCACCAGGAAATCCCATCTGGCGAGACACGGACTCTCCCATTCTGGGGTCAAACAAGTTCG ATGCACCTGGGCAGGCTGCAGTGACCAGTTCGTCAATACGACTAACCTGAAGAAACACATCGCTGGGAAACACAAGCATGAGGGAAAGCCATATAAG TGTACCCACGGTGACTGCGGCAAAGGTTTCCAGAAACATCGTCAGCTCAGGATCCATGAGTATGAGCACACAGGCGTGCTGCCCTTCCC ATGTGAGAAATGTAACAAGAGATTCCTGCTTCCCAGCAAGTTGAACAGACATCTGAAAGTTCATGAAG GTCATAAATGTGACGTGTGTGGAAAGGAATTCTCCATGCAGTGCAGA TTGACCCAGCACGCCCTGATCCACTCCCCATCACGGGATGTCTTCCCCTGTCCCTTCAACAACTGCAAGAGGTCGTACACAAAG ATGTCCAACCTGAAGACCCACATCCAGAGTTACCATGAGTCCAGACGGCCCTACAGCTGTACCCAGCAGGACTGTGATAAGACATTCTCTCATGAG ATCTCCTTGAGAAGACATCTTAAGGCAGTCCATGATGACAAGACTAGTCTCCCTCCAAGG AAGGACAGGAAGGTGGGAAGGAAGAAGAGTAACTATGCTTCTCGGCTAACAGGCTACAAAGAGCCGAAGACAACTGTGGACCCTCCGAGCGAGGAGGAAGACTCAGTGGACCCAGCTTTGATCCACGTTGCAGAGGAACTCTCCACCCCAGACAGTAGCAGTGAAGAGATGTCTGAACAAGAGGATGTCAAATGTCCTGAAGGAGAGACCAGTATAGATTCAACAATAGACGAGCTAGCAGGAGAGCAAAGTCCACAAAAACCTTCTGATGAAGCTGTTGTAGAAGGTAGTCTTGTTATTGGGACTTTGCAAACAATAGACTCTGCTGACGAGGGAGTTTGTATGGACGTTAGCAGGAATGACGATACAGGGGATCCGAGGAGTTGTGATGAAAGTACAGAGGCGAAAGAGTCAGATGGTAGAGAGCAAGCATCAGAGGAGGTCCAGCTGAGGGTGATGGCATGA
- the LOC136437269 gene encoding zinc finger protein 420-like isoform X1, whose protein sequence is MATTGSVNVCSFDGCSAVFKKPSKLEEHIRSHTGERPFACEEPGCEKTFTRKSHLARHGLSHSGVKQVRVNVCSFDGCSAVFKKPSKLEEHIRSHTGERPFACEEPGCEKTFTRKSHLARHGLSHSGVKQVRVNVCSFDGCSAVFKKPSKLEEHIRCHTGERPFACEEPGCEKTFTRKSHLARHGLSHSGVKQVRCTWAGCSDRFVNTTNLKKHIARKHKHEGKPYKCTHNDCGKGFQKHRQLRIHEYEHTGVLPFPCEKCNKRFLLPSQLNRHLKVHEGYSCRVQDCEATFDKWSVLQAHMKEQHPRKTSHKCDVCGKEFSMQCRLTQHALIHSPSRDVFPCPFNNCKRSYTKMSNLKTHIQSYHESRRPYSCTQQDCSKTFSHEISLRRHVKAVHDDKTSLPPRDRKSNYASRLTGYKEPKTTVDPQSQEEDSVDPALIHVAEELPSPDSSSEEMSEQEDVTCPDEETSTNSTIDELAGEQSPQIPSDEAVVDGCLVIGALETIDSAVEGVCMDVSRNDDTGDPRSCDETTEAKESDDRVQKQPSEGMQLRVINMATTGSVNVCSFDGCSAVFKKPSKLEEHIRSHTGERPFACEEPGCEKTFTRKSHLARHGLSHSGVKQVRCTWAGCSDQFVNTTNLKKHIAGKHKHEGKPYKCTHGDCGKGFQKHRQLRIHEYEHTGVLPFPCEKCNKRFLLPSKLNRHLKVHEGYSCRIQDCEATFDKWSVLQAHMREQHPRKTSHKCDVCGKEFSMQCRLTQHALIHSPSRDVFPCPFNNCKRSYTKMSNLKTHIQSYHESRRPYSCTQQDCDKTFSHEISLRRHLKAVHDDKTSLPPRKDRKVGRKKSNYASRLTGYKEPKTTVDPPSEEEDSVDPALIHVAEELSTPDSSSEEMSEQEDVKCPEGETSIDSTIDELAGEQSPQKPSDEAVVEGSLVIGTLQTIDSADEGVCMDVSRNDDTGDPRSCDESTEAKESDGREQASEEVQLRVMA, encoded by the exons CGTGAACGTCTGCTCTTTCGACGGCTGCAGTGCCGTTTTCAAGAAGCCATCCAAGCTTGAGGAACATATTCGTTCGCACACCGGAGAG AGACCGTTTGCTTGCGAGGAACCAGGTTGTGAGAAAACCTTCACCAGGAAATCCCATCTGGCGAGACACGGACTCTCCCATTCTGGGGTCAAACAAGTTCG CGTGAACGTCTGCTCTTTCGACGGTTGTAGTGCCGTTTTCAAGAAGCCATCCAAACTGGAGGAACATATACGTTGTCACACCGGAGAG AGACCGTTTGCTTGCGAGGAACCGGGTTGCGAGAAAACCTTCACCAGAAAATCCCACCTGGCGAGACACGGACTCTCCCATTCTGGGGTCAAACAAGTTCG ATGCACCTGGGCAGGCTGCAGTGACCGGTTCGTCAATACGACTAACCTGAAGAAACACATCGCTAGGAAACACAAGCATGAGGGAAAGCCATATAAG TGTACCCACAATGACTGTGGCAAAGGTTTCCAGAAACATCGTCAGCTCAGGATCCATGAGTACGAGCACACAGGCGTGCTGCCCTTCCC ATGTGAGAAATGTAACAAGAGATTCCTGCTTCCCAGCCAGTTGAACAGACATCTGAAAGTTCATGAAG GGTACTCCTGTCGCGTACAGGACTGCGAGGCCACCTTTGACAAGTGGTCGGTACTGCAGGCTCACATGAAGGAACAACATCCACGAAAGACAA GTCATAAATGTGACGTGTGTGGAAAGGAATTCTCCATGCAGTGCAGA TTGACCCAGCACGCCCTGATCCACTCCCCATCGCGGGATGTCTTCCCCTGTCCCTTCAACAATTGCAAGAGGTCTTACACAAAG ATGTCCAACCTGAAGACCCACATCCAGAGTTACCACGAGTCCAGACGGCCCTACAGCTGTACCCAGCAGGACTGTAGTAAGACATTCTCTCATGAG ATCTCCTTGAGAAGACATGTTAAGGCAGTCCATGACGACAAGACTAGTCTGCCTCCAAGG GACAGGAAGAGTAACTACGCTTCTCGACTGACAGGCTACAAAGAGCCGAAGACAACTGTGGATCCTCAAAGCCAGGAGGAAGACTCAGTGGACCCAGCTTTGATCCACGTTGCAGAGGAACTCCCCTCCCCAGACAGTAGCAGTGAAGAGATGTCTGAACAAGAGGATGTCACATGTCCTGACGAAGAGACGAGTACAAATTCAACAATAGACGAGCTAGCAGGAGAGCAAAGTCCTCAAATACCCTCTGACGAAGCCGTTGTAGATGGTTGTCTTGTTATTGGGGCTTTGGAAACAATAGACTCTGCCGTTGAGGGAGTTTGTATGGACGTTAGCAGGAATGACGATACAGGGGATCCGAGGAGTTGTGATGAAACTACAGAGGCGAAAGAGTCAGATGATAGAGTGCAAAAGCAACCATCAGAGGGGATGCAGCTGAGGGTGATCAACATGGCGACGACCGGCAGCGTGAACGTTTGCTCTTTCGACGGCTGTAGTGCCGTTTTCAAGAAGCCATCCAAACTGGAGGAACATATACGCTCGCACACCGGAGAG AGACCGTTTGCTTGCGAGGAACCGGGTTGTGAGAAAACCTTCACCAGGAAATCCCATCTGGCGAGACACGGACTCTCCCATTCTGGGGTCAAACAAGTTCG ATGCACCTGGGCAGGCTGCAGTGACCAGTTCGTCAATACGACTAACCTGAAGAAACACATCGCTGGGAAACACAAGCATGAGGGAAAGCCATATAAG TGTACCCACGGTGACTGCGGCAAAGGTTTCCAGAAACATCGTCAGCTCAGGATCCATGAGTATGAGCACACAGGCGTGCTGCCCTTCCC ATGTGAGAAATGTAACAAGAGATTCCTGCTTCCCAGCAAGTTGAACAGACATCTGAAAGTTCATGAAG GGTACTCCTGTCGCATACAGGACTGCGAGGCCACCTTTGACAAGTGGTCGGTACTGCAGGCTCACATGAGGGAGCAACATCCACGAAAGACAA GTCATAAATGTGACGTGTGTGGAAAGGAATTCTCCATGCAGTGCAGA TTGACCCAGCACGCCCTGATCCACTCCCCATCACGGGATGTCTTCCCCTGTCCCTTCAACAACTGCAAGAGGTCGTACACAAAG ATGTCCAACCTGAAGACCCACATCCAGAGTTACCATGAGTCCAGACGGCCCTACAGCTGTACCCAGCAGGACTGTGATAAGACATTCTCTCATGAG ATCTCCTTGAGAAGACATCTTAAGGCAGTCCATGATGACAAGACTAGTCTCCCTCCAAGG AAGGACAGGAAGGTGGGAAGGAAGAAGAGTAACTATGCTTCTCGGCTAACAGGCTACAAAGAGCCGAAGACAACTGTGGACCCTCCGAGCGAGGAGGAAGACTCAGTGGACCCAGCTTTGATCCACGTTGCAGAGGAACTCTCCACCCCAGACAGTAGCAGTGAAGAGATGTCTGAACAAGAGGATGTCAAATGTCCTGAAGGAGAGACCAGTATAGATTCAACAATAGACGAGCTAGCAGGAGAGCAAAGTCCACAAAAACCTTCTGATGAAGCTGTTGTAGAAGGTAGTCTTGTTATTGGGACTTTGCAAACAATAGACTCTGCTGACGAGGGAGTTTGTATGGACGTTAGCAGGAATGACGATACAGGGGATCCGAGGAGTTGTGATGAAAGTACAGAGGCGAAAGAGTCAGATGGTAGAGAGCAAGCATCAGAGGAGGTCCAGCTGAGGGTGATGGCATGA
- the LOC136437269 gene encoding zinc finger protein 420-like isoform X4, producing MATTGSVNVCSFDGCSAVFKKPSKLEEHIRSHTGERPFACEEPGCEKTFTRKSHLARHGLSHSGVKQVRVNVCSFDGCSAVFKKPSKLEEHIRSHTGERPFACEEPGCEKTFTRKSHLARHGLSHSGVKQVRVNVCSFDGCSAVFKKPSKLEEHIRCHTGERPFACEEPGCEKTFTRKSHLARHGLSHSGVKQVRCTWAGCSDRFVNTTNLKKHIARKHKHEGKPYKCTHNDCGKGFQKHRQLRIHEYEHTGVLPFPCEKCNKRFLLPSQLNRHLKVHEGHKCDVCGKEFSMQCRLTQHALIHSPSRDVFPCPFNNCKRSYTKMSNLKTHIQSYHESRRPYSCTQQDCSKTFSHEISLRRHVKAVHDDKTSLPPRDRKSNYASRLTGYKEPKTTVDPQSQEEDSVDPALIHVAEELPSPDSSSEEMSEQEDVTCPDEETSTNSTIDELAGEQSPQIPSDEAVVDGCLVIGALETIDSAVEGVCMDVSRNDDTGDPRSCDETTEAKESDDRVQKQPSEGMQLRVINMATTGSVNVCSFDGCSAVFKKPSKLEEHIRSHTGERPFACEEPGCEKTFTRKSHLARHGLSHSGVKQVRCTWAGCSDQFVNTTNLKKHIAGKHKHEGKPYKCTHGDCGKGFQKHRQLRIHEYEHTGVLPFPCEKCNKRFLLPSKLNRHLKVHEGYSCRIQDCEATFDKWSVLQAHMREQHPRKTSHKCDVCGKEFSMQCRLTQHALIHSPSRDVFPCPFNNCKRSYTKMSNLKTHIQSYHESRRPYSCTQQDCDKTFSHEISLRRHLKAVHDDKTSLPPRKDRKVGRKKSNYASRLTGYKEPKTTVDPPSEEEDSVDPALIHVAEELSTPDSSSEEMSEQEDVKCPEGETSIDSTIDELAGEQSPQKPSDEAVVEGSLVIGTLQTIDSADEGVCMDVSRNDDTGDPRSCDESTEAKESDGREQASEEVQLRVMA from the exons CGTGAACGTCTGCTCTTTCGACGGCTGCAGTGCCGTTTTCAAGAAGCCATCCAAGCTTGAGGAACATATTCGTTCGCACACCGGAGAG AGACCGTTTGCTTGCGAGGAACCAGGTTGTGAGAAAACCTTCACCAGGAAATCCCATCTGGCGAGACACGGACTCTCCCATTCTGGGGTCAAACAAGTTCG CGTGAACGTCTGCTCTTTCGACGGTTGTAGTGCCGTTTTCAAGAAGCCATCCAAACTGGAGGAACATATACGTTGTCACACCGGAGAG AGACCGTTTGCTTGCGAGGAACCGGGTTGCGAGAAAACCTTCACCAGAAAATCCCACCTGGCGAGACACGGACTCTCCCATTCTGGGGTCAAACAAGTTCG ATGCACCTGGGCAGGCTGCAGTGACCGGTTCGTCAATACGACTAACCTGAAGAAACACATCGCTAGGAAACACAAGCATGAGGGAAAGCCATATAAG TGTACCCACAATGACTGTGGCAAAGGTTTCCAGAAACATCGTCAGCTCAGGATCCATGAGTACGAGCACACAGGCGTGCTGCCCTTCCC ATGTGAGAAATGTAACAAGAGATTCCTGCTTCCCAGCCAGTTGAACAGACATCTGAAAGTTCATGAAG GTCATAAATGTGACGTGTGTGGAAAGGAATTCTCCATGCAGTGCAGA TTGACCCAGCACGCCCTGATCCACTCCCCATCGCGGGATGTCTTCCCCTGTCCCTTCAACAATTGCAAGAGGTCTTACACAAAG ATGTCCAACCTGAAGACCCACATCCAGAGTTACCACGAGTCCAGACGGCCCTACAGCTGTACCCAGCAGGACTGTAGTAAGACATTCTCTCATGAG ATCTCCTTGAGAAGACATGTTAAGGCAGTCCATGACGACAAGACTAGTCTGCCTCCAAGG GACAGGAAGAGTAACTACGCTTCTCGACTGACAGGCTACAAAGAGCCGAAGACAACTGTGGATCCTCAAAGCCAGGAGGAAGACTCAGTGGACCCAGCTTTGATCCACGTTGCAGAGGAACTCCCCTCCCCAGACAGTAGCAGTGAAGAGATGTCTGAACAAGAGGATGTCACATGTCCTGACGAAGAGACGAGTACAAATTCAACAATAGACGAGCTAGCAGGAGAGCAAAGTCCTCAAATACCCTCTGACGAAGCCGTTGTAGATGGTTGTCTTGTTATTGGGGCTTTGGAAACAATAGACTCTGCCGTTGAGGGAGTTTGTATGGACGTTAGCAGGAATGACGATACAGGGGATCCGAGGAGTTGTGATGAAACTACAGAGGCGAAAGAGTCAGATGATAGAGTGCAAAAGCAACCATCAGAGGGGATGCAGCTGAGGGTGATCAACATGGCGACGACCGGCAGCGTGAACGTTTGCTCTTTCGACGGCTGTAGTGCCGTTTTCAAGAAGCCATCCAAACTGGAGGAACATATACGCTCGCACACCGGAGAG AGACCGTTTGCTTGCGAGGAACCGGGTTGTGAGAAAACCTTCACCAGGAAATCCCATCTGGCGAGACACGGACTCTCCCATTCTGGGGTCAAACAAGTTCG ATGCACCTGGGCAGGCTGCAGTGACCAGTTCGTCAATACGACTAACCTGAAGAAACACATCGCTGGGAAACACAAGCATGAGGGAAAGCCATATAAG TGTACCCACGGTGACTGCGGCAAAGGTTTCCAGAAACATCGTCAGCTCAGGATCCATGAGTATGAGCACACAGGCGTGCTGCCCTTCCC ATGTGAGAAATGTAACAAGAGATTCCTGCTTCCCAGCAAGTTGAACAGACATCTGAAAGTTCATGAAG GGTACTCCTGTCGCATACAGGACTGCGAGGCCACCTTTGACAAGTGGTCGGTACTGCAGGCTCACATGAGGGAGCAACATCCACGAAAGACAA GTCATAAATGTGACGTGTGTGGAAAGGAATTCTCCATGCAGTGCAGA TTGACCCAGCACGCCCTGATCCACTCCCCATCACGGGATGTCTTCCCCTGTCCCTTCAACAACTGCAAGAGGTCGTACACAAAG ATGTCCAACCTGAAGACCCACATCCAGAGTTACCATGAGTCCAGACGGCCCTACAGCTGTACCCAGCAGGACTGTGATAAGACATTCTCTCATGAG ATCTCCTTGAGAAGACATCTTAAGGCAGTCCATGATGACAAGACTAGTCTCCCTCCAAGG AAGGACAGGAAGGTGGGAAGGAAGAAGAGTAACTATGCTTCTCGGCTAACAGGCTACAAAGAGCCGAAGACAACTGTGGACCCTCCGAGCGAGGAGGAAGACTCAGTGGACCCAGCTTTGATCCACGTTGCAGAGGAACTCTCCACCCCAGACAGTAGCAGTGAAGAGATGTCTGAACAAGAGGATGTCAAATGTCCTGAAGGAGAGACCAGTATAGATTCAACAATAGACGAGCTAGCAGGAGAGCAAAGTCCACAAAAACCTTCTGATGAAGCTGTTGTAGAAGGTAGTCTTGTTATTGGGACTTTGCAAACAATAGACTCTGCTGACGAGGGAGTTTGTATGGACGTTAGCAGGAATGACGATACAGGGGATCCGAGGAGTTGTGATGAAAGTACAGAGGCGAAAGAGTCAGATGGTAGAGAGCAAGCATCAGAGGAGGTCCAGCTGAGGGTGATGGCATGA